Proteins encoded in a region of the Prunus persica cultivar Lovell chromosome G4, Prunus_persica_NCBIv2, whole genome shotgun sequence genome:
- the LOC18779717 gene encoding protein DETOXIFICATION 18 isoform X1 — protein sequence MEMLANTGHSDRNITTPLLEAGSHGEGAKRKRWSRKKVYLDLVEAEKQVAEKMISEGCGGHGEEGSERRWWNNLLDIEEAKKQVLFSLPTIPTNVFFSLIPLVSVMFAGHLGELQLAGATLANSWANVTGFALVVGLSGALETLCGQGFGAKSYRMLGIYLQASCIISFLLCSIISIIWFYTEPLLILLHQDPQISKTAALFLKHLIPGLFAYGFLQNILRFLQTQSVYVMPMVFSVIAIVFHIGITYGLVHWTALGFLGAPLAASISLWLSVLMLAFNVSCTKSFERTWEGFSFECFDYILTGLKLALPSATMECLEEWGFEILVLLGGLMPNSAKTSSLLAMCVNTQEIGYKITYGLIAAASTRVSNELGAGNPDRAKNAMVATLKLSVLLSFAIILALVFGHNIWVAFFIDSNASYAVLRQDFASMTPLLAISIIVDSVQGVISGVARGCGWQHLAVYVNLATFYLIGMTIAGLLGFKFKLYAKGLWIGITCGLSFQASTLLLITLLKEWPRSDLSKNPEEGSPVLV from the exons atgGAGATGTTAGCAAACACAGGTCACTCAGATAGAAATATTACCACACCCTTATTGGAGGCAGGTAGTCATGGAGAAGgagcaaaaagaaagaggtGGTCACGGAAGAAAGTGTACTTGGACCTGGTGGAGGCCGAAAAACAG GTTGCGGAGAAGATGATTTCTGAAG GGTGTG GTGGGCATGGAGAAGAAGGATCCGAAAGAAGGTGGTGGAACAACCTGTTAGACATTGAGGAGGCCAAAAAACAGGTCTTATTTTCATTGCCAACAATTCCCACCAATGTGTTCTTTTCCTTGATCCCATTGGTCTCAGTCATGTTTGCTGGCCACCTTGGTGAGCTTCAGTTGGCTGGTGCAACCCTGGCCAACTCATGGGCCAATGTTACTGGTTTCGCGCTCGTG GTTGGTTTGAGTGGAGCTCTTGAGACACTTTGTGGACAAGGCTTTGGTGCAAAGTCGTACAGAATGTTGGGGATTTATCTACAAGCCTCTTGCATCATATCCTTCCTGTTATGTTCCATCATATCCATAATCTGGTTCTATACAGAGCCCTTACTGATTTTACTCCATCAAGAtcctcaaatttcaaaaactgcaGCTCTCTTTTTGAAACATCTGATCCCTGGATTATTTGCATATGGATTCCTGCAAAACATCTTGagatttcttcagacacaatcTGTATATGTCATGCCAATGGTCTTCTCAGTGATTGCCATTGTTTTTCATATTGGCATTACATATGGTTTGGTACATTGGACAGCTCTTGGATTCTTGGGAGCTCCACTTGCAGCCTCAATTTCTCTATGGTTATCTGTTCTTATGTTGGCCTTCAATGTCAGTTGTACAAAGAGTTTTGAGCGTACGTGGGAAGGATTTTCATTTGAATGTTTCGATTATATCCTCACTGGCTTAAAACTGGCCCTCCCCTCTGCAACAATGGAATG TTTGGAGGAATGGGGTTTTGAGATTCTAGTGCTCTTAGGTGGATTGATGCCAAACTCTGCAAAAACAAGTTCACTACTTGCAATGTG TGTAAATACACAAGAAATTGGTTACAAAATTACATATGGCCTCATTGCTGCTGCCAG CACAAGGGTGTCAAATGAATTGGGAGCAGGCAATCCAGATAGGGCTAAGAATGCAATGGTTGCGACTCTTAAGCTCTCCGTGCTTCTCTCTTTCGCGATTATTCTGGCTCTTGTGTTTGGTCACAATATTTGGGTTGCCTTCTTCATTGACAGCAATGCAAGTTATGCAGTATTGAGACAGGACTTTGCTTCCATGACACCATTGCTTGCAATCTCAATAATTGTTGATTCTGTTCAAGGTGTCATTTCAG GTGTGGCTAGAGGATGTGGGTGGCAACACTTGGCTGTGTATGTAAATTTGGCAACATTCTATTTGATTGGTATGACAATTGCTGGTCTTCTTGGATTTAAGTTCAAACTATATGCCAAG GGCTTGTGGATTGGTATAACCTGCGGTCTCTCCTTTCAAGCGAGCACACTCTTGCTGATTACACTGCTCAAGGAATGGCCTCGATCAGATTTATCTAAAAATCCAGAGGAAGGAAGCCCAGTTTTGGTCTAG
- the LOC18779717 gene encoding protein DETOXIFICATION 18 isoform X2: protein MFAGHLGELQLAGATLANSWANVTGFALVVGLSGALETLCGQGFGAKSYRMLGIYLQASCIISFLLCSIISIIWFYTEPLLILLHQDPQISKTAALFLKHLIPGLFAYGFLQNILRFLQTQSVYVMPMVFSVIAIVFHIGITYGLVHWTALGFLGAPLAASISLWLSVLMLAFNVSCTKSFERTWEGFSFECFDYILTGLKLALPSATMECLEEWGFEILVLLGGLMPNSAKTSSLLAMCVNTQEIGYKITYGLIAAASTRVSNELGAGNPDRAKNAMVATLKLSVLLSFAIILALVFGHNIWVAFFIDSNASYAVLRQDFASMTPLLAISIIVDSVQGVISGVARGCGWQHLAVYVNLATFYLIGMTIAGLLGFKFKLYAKGLWIGITCGLSFQASTLLLITLLKEWPRSDLSKNPEEGSPVLV, encoded by the exons ATGTTTGCTGGCCACCTTGGTGAGCTTCAGTTGGCTGGTGCAACCCTGGCCAACTCATGGGCCAATGTTACTGGTTTCGCGCTCGTG GTTGGTTTGAGTGGAGCTCTTGAGACACTTTGTGGACAAGGCTTTGGTGCAAAGTCGTACAGAATGTTGGGGATTTATCTACAAGCCTCTTGCATCATATCCTTCCTGTTATGTTCCATCATATCCATAATCTGGTTCTATACAGAGCCCTTACTGATTTTACTCCATCAAGAtcctcaaatttcaaaaactgcaGCTCTCTTTTTGAAACATCTGATCCCTGGATTATTTGCATATGGATTCCTGCAAAACATCTTGagatttcttcagacacaatcTGTATATGTCATGCCAATGGTCTTCTCAGTGATTGCCATTGTTTTTCATATTGGCATTACATATGGTTTGGTACATTGGACAGCTCTTGGATTCTTGGGAGCTCCACTTGCAGCCTCAATTTCTCTATGGTTATCTGTTCTTATGTTGGCCTTCAATGTCAGTTGTACAAAGAGTTTTGAGCGTACGTGGGAAGGATTTTCATTTGAATGTTTCGATTATATCCTCACTGGCTTAAAACTGGCCCTCCCCTCTGCAACAATGGAATG TTTGGAGGAATGGGGTTTTGAGATTCTAGTGCTCTTAGGTGGATTGATGCCAAACTCTGCAAAAACAAGTTCACTACTTGCAATGTG TGTAAATACACAAGAAATTGGTTACAAAATTACATATGGCCTCATTGCTGCTGCCAG CACAAGGGTGTCAAATGAATTGGGAGCAGGCAATCCAGATAGGGCTAAGAATGCAATGGTTGCGACTCTTAAGCTCTCCGTGCTTCTCTCTTTCGCGATTATTCTGGCTCTTGTGTTTGGTCACAATATTTGGGTTGCCTTCTTCATTGACAGCAATGCAAGTTATGCAGTATTGAGACAGGACTTTGCTTCCATGACACCATTGCTTGCAATCTCAATAATTGTTGATTCTGTTCAAGGTGTCATTTCAG GTGTGGCTAGAGGATGTGGGTGGCAACACTTGGCTGTGTATGTAAATTTGGCAACATTCTATTTGATTGGTATGACAATTGCTGGTCTTCTTGGATTTAAGTTCAAACTATATGCCAAG GGCTTGTGGATTGGTATAACCTGCGGTCTCTCCTTTCAAGCGAGCACACTCTTGCTGATTACACTGCTCAAGGAATGGCCTCGATCAGATTTATCTAAAAATCCAGAGGAAGGAAGCCCAGTTTTGGTCTAG